The Aureispira anguillae genome contains a region encoding:
- a CDS encoding C40 family peptidase, which translates to MAFSPEFEKELRKIRLRVTQFMKIHANPHDTSRHNKTAEKLKKLDQIILAAKKAMGEMSNQEVVEEKATQLVIGTEQTALSAIIQGGESGGKGYNAYNRGTQNGRIIGADVDISLVDMTIGEIQTAQNLPLGDPNRLFAVGKYQMIPTTLTEAVRALGLSDTIKYSPETQELLFSDYLLGKKRPAIRAYIQGDPDTTAYAAQLAGAQEWASIACPEGHAKAGSSYYGSGNHASISAADFLSALDEARAAYTQNIEAGMSSDDAYRKAVANLQGNATATTTPTSANQEGTATTDDSSQRTATEEEENAPKNELGLTEKQVTDKLTDFFEAFDQITITVDNQPVGVQVPYFINKRNTKHNGWDGATETAGKGTPEELRAWLQKEVDDGKVRKTDAKGLRKHMEKNKRGVDCSGFVSQALNHLADKDGDMDYEEDDIFKPDNTGSGSLKAGASGFKAIEPSEVKAGDTLFFNNRGGINHIQIVAKSWEEDGIYYYSIFESAGSTGPRQMEWKYEKGDLYEKKEDKDRWQKKKNRSFARWEKLEPQAEPVLDEPA; encoded by the coding sequence ATGGCATTTTCACCCGAATTTGAAAAGGAGTTGAGAAAAATTCGACTCCGAGTTACTCAGTTTATGAAGATTCACGCTAACCCCCATGACACTTCTAGGCACAATAAAACTGCTGAAAAATTAAAAAAATTAGACCAAATTATTCTAGCTGCAAAAAAAGCAATGGGAGAAATGTCTAATCAAGAGGTAGTTGAGGAAAAAGCTACCCAATTGGTTATAGGAACCGAACAAACTGCTTTGAGTGCGATTATCCAAGGTGGAGAAAGTGGAGGGAAAGGATATAACGCTTATAATCGAGGAACTCAAAATGGTAGAATTATAGGGGCAGATGTTGATATATCCTTAGTAGATATGACAATCGGCGAAATTCAAACAGCCCAAAACCTTCCTTTAGGAGACCCTAATCGATTATTTGCTGTTGGGAAATACCAAATGATTCCTACCACCTTGACAGAGGCTGTTAGAGCATTGGGATTAAGTGATACCATTAAGTATAGCCCAGAAACACAAGAACTTTTATTTAGTGACTATTTATTGGGCAAAAAACGCCCTGCTATCCGTGCTTATATACAGGGAGACCCTGACACAACCGCTTATGCGGCACAGTTGGCAGGAGCGCAAGAGTGGGCTTCTATTGCTTGTCCAGAGGGGCATGCAAAAGCAGGCAGTAGTTATTATGGGAGTGGAAATCATGCAAGCATTAGTGCCGCTGATTTTTTAAGTGCTTTAGATGAGGCTAGGGCTGCCTATACTCAAAACATTGAAGCAGGAATGTCCTCTGATGATGCTTATAGGAAAGCAGTGGCCAATCTACAGGGCAATGCAACTGCTACAACTACGCCAACTTCAGCAAATCAAGAAGGAACAGCAACAACGGATGATTCTTCGCAAAGAACCGCTACAGAAGAAGAAGAGAATGCGCCTAAAAATGAATTAGGGTTGACAGAAAAGCAGGTAACGGATAAATTAACGGACTTTTTTGAAGCGTTTGACCAAATTACCATTACCGTAGACAATCAGCCCGTTGGGGTTCAGGTTCCTTATTTTATTAATAAAAGAAACACCAAACACAATGGCTGGGATGGTGCTACCGAAACGGCAGGCAAGGGAACCCCAGAGGAATTAAGGGCTTGGCTTCAGAAAGAGGTAGATGATGGTAAGGTAAGAAAAACAGATGCAAAGGGCTTGCGCAAACATATGGAAAAAAACAAGAGAGGAGTTGATTGCTCTGGTTTTGTTTCGCAAGCACTCAATCATTTGGCAGATAAAGACGGAGATATGGACTATGAGGAAGATGATATTTTTAAACCTGATAATACAGGGTCAGGAAGCTTAAAGGCTGGGGCTTCTGGTTTTAAGGCTATTGAGCCTTCTGAGGTAAAAGCTGGAGATACTTTATTTTTTAATAATAGAGGTGGTATTAATCACATTCAAATTGTCGCCAAAAGTTGGGAAGAAGATGGCATCTATTATTATTCTATTTTTGAATCCGCAGGAAGTACAGGTCCTCGCCAAATGGAATGGAAATATGAAAAAGGAGACTTGTATGAAAAAAAGGAGGATAAGGATCGCTGGCAAAAGAAAAAGAATAGAAGCTTTGCTCGTTGGGAGAAATTAGAGCCTCAAGCAGAGCCCGTATTGGACGAACCCGCTTAG
- a CDS encoding DEAD/DEAH box helicase, whose protein sequence is MKNPQLAELLFREFEKVQALHAAYGDKIVALDRLLTAFFVDLTRSKNIPFTTMLSRIAFASHEHQISDALQWRIHQIRKKKKAALRGKVSFSETDYLTSLKTAAYAISAFCQTPVSANLKTILETIQDDADNHSPLEQVDRLDEVRVMVVDLDPKKEYLICKPFDAPESTITVQYNVTGHNENFNSTIQSIRQHFNNHVTLNLIDVVVNSAGIYIPHAFVIEPDYMIDVSSIAECFQNFGAAADLYLLKKFLPFSYSIPLMLGNVANFFLDELMTDPTVTFTDTFPKAFALNPLAFATFNDSEVLQIYRKSQKHFTNLKTTIKVKLKENNISPEDCYLEPSFYSEKYGIQGRLDVWYKDSDPHSNQTAIIELKSGKPFAPNHLGLSHNHYTQTNLYDLLVRSTFGKKLKSPTYILYSGIDQDHLKPAPPFKSQQYEAIKVRNDIIAIEKKLADLDLKKLEEVFTIIDQLAPERLPQAKGFLGRDLQAFAQSIQQASPLERLYFLSFVSFTAREHQLAKTGEAGKDNRNGLAALWLSDLEEKDAAFEVLGFLKIQADLSGEETPLIRFQRTKKTNALANFRQGDIVVFYPYRQEGHNVLNDQIFKGSITAIDEDTVVVQLRYRQFNHSLFEEDLFWHIEHDMLDSSFKVQYRALYSFLQTKTYNRNLLLTLNAPQQTSAKPLKLGNPQLSTEQRKVLHKAIAAKDYFLLVGPPGTGKTKFMLAEMVRYLLNNTQEQILLLAYTNRAVDEICEAIHSFAEEDYLRIGSKYSTDPHFHGRLFSEQTKTISKRKDLVHKITSHRIFVSTVASIASKASLLKLKKFDTAIIDEASQILEPMLIGMLPYFKRFVLIGDHKQLPAVVLQEKTRSAVDNPALHAIGLFNRRNSLFERLYNQAKKNNWSWAFDRLSHQGRMHGDICQFPSQYFYNGQLKLLPEELPISVWQKAPLQYKLPTNASDLEQQLIKHRMLFFNSTINRFRNPKTNLDEAQIVGKIISGFDAIYKANNQVLRPEDVGVITPFRAQIAQIRSVLSQHQQNYENCTIDTVERYQGGARDIIIISLCLNDAYQLESIISLSDDELVDRKLNVALTRARKHLIIVGNEQLMRLDKRYAALIDWIQNKC, encoded by the coding sequence ATGAAAAATCCGCAACTTGCAGAGTTATTATTTAGAGAGTTTGAAAAAGTGCAAGCACTCCATGCTGCTTATGGTGATAAAATTGTAGCCTTAGATCGCCTATTAACTGCTTTTTTTGTAGACCTTACCCGAAGCAAAAATATTCCATTTACCACCATGCTTTCCAGAATTGCCTTTGCTTCTCATGAGCATCAAATCAGTGATGCATTGCAATGGAGAATTCATCAAATTCGCAAAAAAAAGAAAGCTGCTTTACGTGGCAAGGTTTCTTTTTCTGAAACCGATTACCTAACCAGTCTCAAGACCGCAGCTTATGCCATCTCTGCTTTTTGCCAAACACCCGTTTCTGCAAATTTAAAAACCATCTTAGAGACCATCCAAGATGATGCTGACAACCATTCCCCCTTAGAGCAAGTAGACCGTTTGGATGAAGTTCGGGTAATGGTAGTTGATTTAGATCCTAAAAAAGAGTATTTAATTTGTAAACCTTTTGATGCTCCAGAATCAACCATCACGGTTCAATATAATGTAACAGGGCACAATGAGAATTTTAATTCTACCATTCAGAGTATTCGCCAACATTTCAATAATCATGTTACGCTCAATCTAATCGATGTTGTGGTAAATTCAGCTGGAATTTATATCCCTCATGCCTTTGTTATCGAGCCCGATTATATGATAGATGTCAGTAGTATTGCAGAATGTTTTCAAAATTTTGGTGCTGCTGCTGATTTGTATTTGCTCAAAAAGTTCTTGCCCTTTTCTTATTCCATTCCTTTAATGTTGGGAAATGTCGCCAACTTTTTTCTGGACGAACTGATGACCGATCCAACGGTTACGTTTACAGATACTTTCCCTAAAGCATTTGCGCTAAATCCACTGGCTTTTGCTACGTTTAACGATTCTGAAGTTTTACAGATTTACAGAAAAAGCCAAAAGCATTTCACCAATCTAAAAACAACCATAAAAGTTAAGTTAAAGGAAAATAATATTAGCCCAGAAGATTGTTATTTAGAACCTTCTTTTTACTCTGAAAAGTACGGTATACAAGGGCGATTGGATGTTTGGTACAAGGACTCAGACCCGCATTCTAACCAAACCGCTATTATAGAATTAAAAAGTGGAAAACCCTTTGCCCCCAACCATCTAGGGCTTAGTCACAACCACTATACACAAACCAATTTATACGATTTGTTGGTTCGTTCTACCTTTGGCAAAAAACTAAAATCACCTACCTATATTTTGTATTCAGGTATTGATCAAGACCATCTAAAACCCGCACCGCCCTTTAAATCGCAACAATATGAAGCCATAAAAGTCAGGAATGATATTATTGCGATTGAAAAAAAACTGGCAGATTTAGATTTGAAAAAGCTAGAAGAGGTCTTTACCATTATTGATCAATTGGCGCCAGAACGGCTGCCTCAAGCAAAAGGTTTTTTAGGGCGAGATTTGCAAGCCTTTGCTCAAAGCATTCAGCAAGCATCCCCCCTAGAACGACTTTATTTTTTGAGTTTTGTCAGTTTTACAGCGAGAGAACATCAATTGGCAAAAACAGGCGAAGCAGGAAAAGACAATAGAAACGGCTTAGCAGCTTTGTGGTTGAGTGATTTGGAAGAAAAAGATGCTGCTTTTGAGGTTTTAGGTTTTTTAAAAATTCAAGCAGATTTATCGGGAGAGGAAACACCACTTATTCGTTTCCAACGAACCAAAAAGACTAATGCTTTAGCTAATTTTAGACAAGGAGATATTGTTGTTTTTTATCCTTATCGCCAAGAAGGGCATAATGTTTTAAACGATCAAATTTTTAAAGGCTCTATTACGGCGATAGATGAAGATACCGTTGTTGTGCAATTGCGTTATCGTCAATTTAATCACAGCTTATTTGAAGAGGATTTATTCTGGCATATTGAACACGATATGTTAGACAGCAGCTTTAAGGTTCAATATCGTGCCTTATACAGCTTTTTGCAAACCAAAACCTACAACCGCAATTTGCTCTTAACGCTCAATGCCCCTCAACAAACCAGTGCCAAACCGCTTAAATTAGGCAACCCACAATTGAGCACAGAACAGCGGAAAGTATTGCACAAAGCCATTGCCGCTAAAGATTACTTTTTGTTAGTGGGACCTCCAGGAACAGGCAAAACAAAGTTTATGTTGGCTGAAATGGTGCGTTATTTATTAAACAATACCCAAGAACAAATTTTGCTTCTAGCTTACACCAACCGTGCGGTAGATGAAATTTGTGAAGCCATTCATAGTTTTGCAGAAGAAGATTATTTGCGGATTGGCTCTAAATATTCAACAGATCCTCATTTTCATGGTCGCTTATTTTCGGAACAAACCAAAACGATTAGCAAGCGAAAAGATTTAGTCCATAAAATTACGAGTCATCGAATTTTTGTCTCTACAGTAGCTTCTATTGCCAGCAAAGCCAGCTTGTTAAAATTAAAGAAATTTGACACGGCTATTATTGATGAAGCTTCTCAAATTTTGGAGCCTATGCTAATTGGTATGCTTCCATATTTTAAACGTTTTGTACTGATTGGAGATCACAAACAATTACCAGCCGTTGTTTTGCAAGAAAAAACTCGCTCAGCAGTAGACAATCCTGCACTACACGCTATTGGGCTTTTTAATCGACGAAATTCTTTATTTGAACGCCTCTACAATCAAGCCAAGAAAAACAATTGGTCTTGGGCATTTGATCGGCTTTCGCATCAAGGGCGAATGCACGGGGATATTTGTCAATTTCCCAGCCAGTATTTTTACAATGGACAACTTAAATTACTGCCTGAGGAACTTCCGATCAGCGTTTGGCAAAAAGCCCCTCTTCAATATAAATTGCCAACCAATGCCAGCGATTTAGAGCAGCAATTGATCAAACATAGAATGTTGTTTTTTAATAGCACCATCAATCGCTTTAGGAATCCCAAAACCAATTTGGACGAAGCACAGATAGTAGGGAAAATCATTAGTGGTTTTGATGCGATTTACAAAGCCAACAATCAAGTATTGCGCCCAGAGGATGTTGGAGTGATTACGCCCTTTAGAGCACAAATTGCGCAAATTCGAAGTGTTCTCAGTCAACATCAGCAAAACTATGAAAATTGCACCATTGATACGGTTGAGCGTTACCAAGGTGGCGCTAGAGATATTATTATTATCTCTCTCTGTCTAAACGATGCCTATCAGTTAGAAAGTATTATTTCTTTGTCTGACGATGAGTTGGTCGATCGAAAATTAAATGTTGCATTGACTAGGGCTAGGAAACATCTGATTATTGTTGGCAACGAACAGTTGATGCGCCTAGACAAACGTTATGCGGCATTAATCGATTGGATACAAAATAAATGTTAA
- a CDS encoding alpha/beta hydrolase family protein, translating to MRILPFLFLWLSGSLLAQENSTTKLLSYELVKTYTQEELQQKWKEQGIPTSVAPVRYTIDVYEIIYKTNWHNGTVISASGLYYVPRQVENSQALPLVCYHHGTQIKKERKVRLGGEQAICIGFAADGYLVARPDYIGLGKGEKNHLYHHVPTQAAASMDLLRAIKELNPKIKVVQNDLLFATGYSQGGHATMGFHKTIQEQYSEEFKITASAPMSGAYDLAGVQEETMFKEYSHPGYLPYLFFSFQEVYQFYDNISEVFKAPYDTILPPLYEGMHTMGYINRLIPSVPKDVIKTEVVEEYLANDNFPFKKALRDNSVHNWKPERPVLLCYCQADEQVSYKNAIVAHQQMKKNGSKQVRIKHVNKHLGHNDCAMFAVMHTKMFFDSFRKGSKRGTAGPLGKRFLIGIGKSHVARKAKKRRKEQHKNQALKK from the coding sequence ATGCGAATTTTACCATTTTTGTTTCTTTGGCTAAGCGGCAGCCTTCTTGCCCAAGAAAATAGCACGACCAAACTGTTAAGTTATGAACTTGTAAAAACCTACACACAAGAAGAATTACAACAAAAATGGAAAGAACAAGGCATTCCAACCTCTGTTGCTCCTGTGCGATATACCATTGACGTTTACGAAATTATTTATAAAACAAACTGGCACAATGGCACTGTTATTAGTGCGTCAGGCTTGTATTATGTGCCTAGGCAAGTTGAGAATTCCCAAGCATTGCCCTTAGTTTGTTATCATCATGGAACACAAATCAAAAAAGAAAGAAAAGTGCGCTTAGGTGGCGAACAGGCAATTTGCATTGGTTTTGCAGCAGACGGTTATTTGGTGGCTCGACCTGATTATATTGGTTTGGGGAAGGGGGAAAAAAATCATCTGTATCATCATGTCCCCACACAAGCTGCTGCTTCTATGGATTTGTTGAGAGCAATCAAGGAGTTAAATCCAAAAATTAAGGTGGTACAAAACGATTTGCTTTTTGCTACGGGGTATTCTCAAGGAGGGCACGCTACAATGGGCTTTCATAAAACCATACAGGAACAATACAGCGAGGAGTTTAAAATTACCGCTTCTGCGCCAATGTCAGGCGCCTATGACTTGGCAGGCGTACAAGAAGAGACAATGTTTAAGGAATATTCACATCCAGGCTACTTGCCTTATTTGTTTTTTTCTTTTCAGGAAGTTTATCAATTTTATGACAATATATCCGAAGTATTTAAAGCACCTTACGATACCATTTTGCCTCCTTTGTATGAAGGTATGCACACAATGGGGTATATCAATCGTCTAATTCCAAGTGTTCCAAAAGATGTGATTAAAACAGAAGTGGTTGAAGAATACCTAGCCAATGATAATTTTCCTTTTAAGAAAGCGCTAAGAGATAATAGTGTACACAATTGGAAGCCAGAACGTCCTGTTTTGCTTTGTTATTGTCAAGCAGATGAGCAGGTGAGTTATAAAAATGCAATTGTTGCCCATCAGCAAATGAAAAAAAATGGAAGCAAACAAGTCCGTATAAAACATGTGAATAAACATTTGGGACACAACGATTGTGCTATGTTTGCTGTTATGCATACCAAAATGTTTTTTGATAGTTTTCGCAAAGGCAGCAAAAGGGGAACTGCTGGTCCCTTAGGAAAGCGTTTTTTGATCGGAATTGGCAAATCTCATGTGGCTAGAAAGGCAAAAAAACGTAGAAAAGAACAGCATAAAAATCAAGCGCTCAAAAAGTAG
- a CDS encoding AlbA family DNA-binding domain-containing protein codes for MIDINRIHTIVHEHLEHALLNLDKESLKFDFKYEWYDLTTLKGINEFLKDTTAMANTYGLDGFIVIGFDDRRKLFKDVKFEDCGLKDTNELNKIVIKRISHLFELNSYDIMINGHSLSVLHIPPAWEKPFFIRNYQTFTKNLKIKKEYHQKVFVRKNTGTFSATKYDIDLMYYDRKNIEPDYRVFTNVFKLSILPIENIISIKFTVENAGKRPIAIVDYSIIIGLSQHRDCECPAVKIWGEKGSYAPHHSSEIVQPSHIKNFNVEFSIPAGKTNQLMKVINSPQSKQQLVLKLSNEKVFLQNFEYTP; via the coding sequence ATGATAGACATCAATCGCATTCATACCATTGTACATGAGCATTTAGAACATGCCCTTCTTAACTTGGATAAAGAAAGTCTAAAATTTGATTTTAAATATGAATGGTACGATCTAACAACTTTAAAGGGAATCAATGAGTTTTTGAAAGATACCACTGCAATGGCCAATACCTACGGACTCGATGGGTTTATTGTGATTGGTTTTGATGATCGGCGCAAATTATTTAAAGATGTAAAATTTGAGGATTGTGGTTTAAAAGACACCAATGAACTCAATAAAATCGTCATCAAACGCATTAGCCATCTTTTTGAGCTGAATAGTTACGACATTATGATTAATGGGCATTCTTTGAGTGTTTTGCACATTCCGCCTGCTTGGGAAAAGCCCTTTTTTATTCGCAACTATCAGACCTTTACCAAAAACCTTAAAATAAAAAAAGAATACCATCAAAAGGTCTTCGTTCGTAAAAACACAGGCACCTTCTCTGCGACAAAATACGATATTGATCTGATGTATTATGATCGTAAAAATATTGAACCAGATTATCGTGTTTTTACCAATGTTTTTAAGTTGTCTATTCTTCCGATAGAAAATATCATCAGCATCAAATTCACCGTCGAAAACGCAGGGAAACGCCCCATTGCTATTGTCGATTATAGCATTATTATTGGACTAAGCCAGCATCGAGACTGCGAGTGCCCTGCTGTAAAAATCTGGGGCGAAAAAGGGAGCTATGCTCCGCATCATTCTAGTGAAATTGTTCAACCTTCTCACATCAAAAACTTTAATGTTGAATTTTCGATTCCAGCGGGCAAAACAAACCAACTGATGAAGGTCATTAACAGTCCTCAGAGCAAGCAGCAGTTAGTTCTAAAACTGAGCAATGAAAAAGTGTTCTTACAAAATTTTGAATATACCCCTTAG
- a CDS encoding lytic transglycosylase domain-containing protein, with product MQTFKNLVFYGLGAATVIAIIMLTSYTKPDSLGKGIQATLAAPDLAPKPNHPAQEVHAPKMPESVDFAGELLPMDNFDAKERFDRELIANCFRHSATFLFFKKANRYFPIIEPILKEHGIPDDIKYLAVAESALSNAVSPAGARGFWQFMSGSAKERGLEVNSEVDERYHLEKATVAACKYLKDAYNDLGNWTLAAASYNMGKAGLKKRIKAQGGTAYFDLHLNSETSRYVLRIMAIKEIMKNPTQYGFHVEPEDLYPAMPKFKVVTESGSISDLAAFAKKHNISYRMLKLYNPWLRRTSLTNKYKKTYKIKIPVE from the coding sequence ATGCAAACATTCAAAAATTTAGTTTTTTATGGTCTAGGTGCCGCTACTGTTATTGCCATTATTATGTTAACCTCTTATACCAAACCCGATAGTTTGGGAAAAGGAATTCAGGCTACACTTGCTGCGCCAGATTTGGCTCCTAAGCCCAATCATCCCGCTCAAGAAGTACACGCCCCCAAGATGCCCGAATCGGTAGATTTTGCTGGTGAATTGTTACCCATGGATAATTTTGATGCCAAAGAACGTTTTGATAGAGAGTTAATTGCCAATTGTTTTAGACACTCTGCTACCTTCTTATTTTTCAAAAAAGCCAATCGATACTTTCCTATTATAGAGCCAATCTTAAAAGAACACGGAATCCCTGACGATATTAAATATTTAGCCGTTGCCGAATCAGCCTTATCCAATGCCGTTTCGCCTGCTGGTGCTAGAGGGTTTTGGCAATTTATGTCTGGTAGTGCCAAAGAGCGTGGCTTAGAAGTCAATAGCGAAGTAGATGAACGTTACCACTTAGAAAAGGCTACTGTTGCAGCTTGTAAATACCTAAAGGATGCTTACAACGACTTAGGAAACTGGACACTTGCTGCGGCTTCTTACAATATGGGCAAAGCAGGCTTAAAAAAGAGAATTAAAGCTCAAGGAGGTACCGCATATTTTGATTTGCATCTTAATTCAGAAACATCTAGGTATGTTTTGCGTATTATGGCAATTAAAGAGATTATGAAAAATCCTACTCAATATGGTTTTCATGTTGAGCCCGAAGATTTGTACCCTGCAATGCCTAAATTTAAAGTTGTCACAGAATCTGGAAGCATTTCGGACTTGGCAGCTTTTGCCAAAAAACACAATATTTCTTATCGAATGCTAAAGTTGTACAATCCTTGGTTGCGTCGTACTTCCTTAACCAATAAGTACAAAAAGACATACAAAATTAAAATCCCTGTTGAGTAA
- a CDS encoding DUF2480 family protein has protein sequence MKEKPLVNRVAKSGIITINLEDYYPQGEILVFDIKEYLFRGLILREKDFRAVIAEYDWSQYQDKNLAIHCSTDAIVPIWAYQLVTISAAPYAKHIIHGTVTDFVTAHYYKVLPTLDFSTFEDQRIVIKGCSNQPVPIAAYTELARLLTPVAKKIMYGEPCSMVPLYKKK, from the coding sequence ATGAAAGAAAAACCTCTTGTTAATAGAGTCGCAAAAAGTGGTATCATTACCATTAATTTAGAAGATTATTACCCACAAGGAGAAATTCTTGTTTTTGATATTAAGGAATATTTGTTTAGAGGACTTATCCTCCGAGAAAAAGATTTTAGAGCAGTTATTGCTGAATATGATTGGTCGCAATATCAAGATAAAAATCTAGCCATTCATTGTTCTACCGATGCTATTGTTCCTATTTGGGCTTATCAATTGGTAACCATTAGTGCTGCTCCTTATGCCAAGCATATTATACATGGAACCGTCACTGATTTTGTGACGGCACATTATTACAAGGTACTGCCAACATTAGATTTTAGTACCTTTGAAGATCAACGCATTGTTATCAAAGGGTGCAGTAATCAACCTGTTCCTATTGCTGCTTATACCGAATTAGCTCGATTGCTAACTCCTGTGGCTAAGAAAATAATGTATGGAGAACCCTGCTCTATGGTACCACTCTATAAGAAAAAATAA